One Argiope bruennichi chromosome 5, qqArgBrue1.1, whole genome shotgun sequence DNA segment encodes these proteins:
- the LOC129968315 gene encoding uncharacterized protein LOC129968315, with translation MATTCCHGENGRLLVTDQLSERQFLIDTGSDFYVFPQSLLPHRKQDSDFQLNAANNSTIKTYGFLTLSLNLGLRRCFSCRFVIANVPLPVIGSDFLVDFGLLPDCRNKLLLDTIKNLSTKGHSTNRPPMNVKIISAESITCNDILREFPTLTRPAGNLRNFCHSTVHHMRTTQGPPVFCRPQRLAPERLKIAKTEFEAMVVEGTSKHGEGPWASPLHLMSKKSGG, from the coding sequence ATGGCGACTACTTGTTGCCATGGTGAAAACGGTCGCCTTCTTGTTACCGACCAGCTTTCCGAAAGACAATTTCTCATCGATACTGGTTCGGACTTCTATGTGTTCCCACAATCTCTCCTGCCTCATCGAAAGCAAGATTCGGATTTCCAGCTGAACGCAGCCAACAACTCGACTATTAAGACTTATGGTTTTCTAACGCTGTCGTTAAATCTAGGACTTCGTAGATGTTTTTCCTGTCGCTTTGTCATTGCTAATGTTCCCTTGCCTGTAATTGGATCCGACTTTCTGGTTGACTTTGGTCTCTTGCCGGATTGTAGAAACAAACTTCTTTTGGATACGATTAAGAACTTATCCACAAAAGGACATTCTACTAATCGCCCTCCGATGAACGTCAAGATTATTTCGGCTGAGTCTATAACCTGCAACGACATTTTGAGAGAGTTTCCAACACTCACACGTCCCGCTGGAAATCTTCGCAATTTTTGTCATTCTACAGTTCATCATATGCGAACTACACAAGGACCTCCTGTCTTTTGCCGGCCACAACGTCTTGCTCCGGAACGGTTGAAAATTGCTAAGACTGAATTCGAGGCAATGGTAGTGGAAGGAACTTCTAAACATGGCGAAGGACCATGGGCGTCTCCCCTTCATCTCATGTCTAAAAAGTCAGGAGGCTGA